In the Maribacter sp. MJ134 genome, one interval contains:
- a CDS encoding amidohydrolase, whose translation MKQKTILVILALCGITSAFAQKKVSKKQIEKLKTEAAAIVEANKKQSQVMVDKIFSFAELGFQEVESSKYLTGILSDNGFEIENSISGIPTAWFATWSNGKGPTIALGSDVDCIPKASQYPGVAYHKPIVAGAPGHGEGHNAGIPMNISSALAVKQIMERENIGGTLLVWPGIAEELVAAKAWYVRDGLFDDIDMCIFTHVSSNLSVSYGPTRGTGLISVEYAFEGESAHSAGSPWRGKSALDAAELMNIAWNYKREHLHPLRRSHSIFTDAGDQPNVVPSKAAIWFYFRDIKYDGIMEMYEEANKMAEGAAMMTGTTVKHKVLGAAWPRHYNKVIAETMYENIKKVGLPTWSEADQTLAKAVQTEVNSKKIEGLGTELSPLGLPVIEPISGGSDDIGDISWKVPTVTMRFPSNIPGLQGHHWSNAITMATPIAHKGVVAGAKAEAMTIIDFLLKPELLTGAWDYFNNEQTKETKFIPMISESDMPPIYLNADKQGQFRSQLEKFYYDETKYDTYLEQLGVEYPTLKE comes from the coding sequence ATGAAACAAAAGACAATTCTAGTTATACTTGCCCTATGCGGTATAACGAGTGCCTTTGCACAAAAAAAAGTATCCAAAAAACAAATTGAGAAGCTTAAGACCGAAGCTGCCGCAATCGTGGAGGCCAACAAAAAGCAGTCCCAGGTAATGGTAGATAAAATTTTCAGTTTTGCCGAACTGGGTTTTCAAGAAGTAGAATCTTCAAAATACCTTACAGGAATTTTATCGGACAACGGTTTTGAAATCGAAAACTCCATTTCGGGTATTCCTACGGCCTGGTTCGCTACTTGGAGCAATGGCAAAGGTCCAACGATTGCTTTAGGTAGTGATGTGGATTGCATACCCAAAGCGTCACAATATCCGGGAGTGGCCTATCATAAACCTATCGTGGCAGGTGCGCCAGGTCATGGTGAGGGACATAATGCTGGCATTCCCATGAACATTTCCTCAGCATTAGCCGTAAAACAAATTATGGAACGGGAAAATATTGGAGGAACTTTACTAGTCTGGCCCGGTATTGCCGAGGAACTCGTAGCGGCTAAAGCGTGGTATGTTAGAGACGGACTTTTCGACGATATAGATATGTGCATTTTTACGCACGTAAGTAGCAACCTCAGTGTTTCTTACGGCCCAACGAGGGGAACGGGTTTAATCTCTGTAGAGTATGCTTTTGAGGGAGAATCCGCTCACTCCGCCGGCTCCCCATGGCGTGGTAAAAGTGCGCTGGACGCGGCCGAGTTGATGAATATCGCTTGGAATTATAAAAGAGAGCATTTGCACCCGCTAAGACGTTCACATTCCATCTTTACGGATGCTGGAGACCAACCCAACGTCGTGCCTTCCAAGGCCGCCATTTGGTTTTATTTTAGGGATATTAAGTACGATGGGATTATGGAAATGTACGAGGAAGCGAACAAAATGGCCGAAGGTGCCGCCATGATGACCGGAACAACCGTAAAGCATAAAGTACTCGGAGCCGCATGGCCAAGGCATTACAATAAGGTCATTGCAGAAACCATGTACGAGAATATAAAAAAGGTAGGACTACCCACTTGGTCCGAAGCCGACCAAACATTGGCCAAGGCGGTACAGACCGAGGTCAATTCCAAAAAAATAGAAGGCTTAGGTACTGAGCTTTCTCCATTAGGATTACCGGTAATAGAACCTATAAGCGGGGGTTCTGATGATATTGGGGATATTTCCTGGAAAGTACCCACGGTAACCATGCGCTTTCCTTCTAACATTCCTGGTTTGCAAGGGCACCACTGGAGTAACGCCATTACTATGGCAACACCTATTGCACATAAAGGAGTGGTTGCAGGAGCCAAGGCCGAAGCCATGACCATCATAGATTTTCTATTGAAACCAGAACTGCTAACGGGTGCTTGGGACTATTTTAATAACGAACAGACTAAGGAGACCAAGTTTATTCCGATGATTTCTGAAAGTGATATGCCGCCTATTTACTTGAATGCCGATAAACAAGGACAGTTTCGTTCTCAGCTAGAAAAATTCTACTATGACGAAACCAAGTACGACACTTATTTAGAACAGTTAGGTGTGGAATACCCTACCTTAAAGGAATAA
- a CDS encoding winged helix-turn-helix transcriptional regulator — protein sequence MKSTTPENTKEKTDCAVTFCMAQIGGKWKPIILFRISKGTNRFTRLLKEIDGINRQMLSKQLKELEKSGILERKLFPEIPPRVEYSLTPFGKSLMPVIQSMKRWGIKHQTKKKTKSAQSTNQLPLFD from the coding sequence ATGAAGTCTACAACACCGGAAAATACGAAAGAAAAAACGGACTGTGCCGTAACCTTTTGCATGGCTCAAATAGGAGGGAAGTGGAAACCTATTATTCTATTTAGAATCTCTAAGGGAACTAATAGATTTACAAGGCTTTTAAAGGAGATTGACGGTATTAATCGGCAAATGCTCAGTAAACAGCTAAAAGAGTTGGAGAAATCTGGAATATTGGAGCGGAAACTATTTCCAGAGATTCCGCCCCGGGTAGAGTATTCTTTAACTCCGTTCGGGAAGTCTTTGATGCCTGTAATTCAATCCATGAAGCGATGGGGTATTAAACATCAGACTAAGAAAAAAACTAAATCCGCTCAAAGCACGAATCAATTGCCCTTGTTTGATTGA
- a CDS encoding class I SAM-dependent methyltransferase, with amino-acid sequence MKKRISQLLSLFLLLTTSSLAAQENRYTLKDGDRSGIGKWYMDREIAHVMGYQGMPWLERDERETEENTTTLFENMNISKTDDIADVGAGSGYHVFRMARKATQGTIYAVDIQEEMLTAMRNKKSDGKFANVTLVKGSEKNINLKPNSVDKVLIVDVYHEMSFPYEMMASIKKAMRPNGKLYLIEYRGEDPNVPIKKSHKMTEAQAVKELKSVGLILKENKDNLPWQHCMVFVKA; translated from the coding sequence ATGAAAAAAAGAATTTCACAACTTCTGAGTCTGTTCCTTTTGTTGACTACAAGTTCCCTAGCCGCTCAAGAAAATCGCTATACGCTTAAGGACGGTGACCGCAGCGGTATCGGAAAATGGTATATGGACCGGGAGATTGCGCACGTCATGGGCTACCAAGGCATGCCCTGGTTAGAACGCGATGAACGTGAGACCGAAGAAAACACCACTACCTTATTCGAAAACATGAATATCTCCAAGACCGATGACATTGCGGACGTTGGGGCCGGCTCCGGTTATCATGTATTTCGAATGGCAAGGAAGGCTACGCAAGGAACCATCTACGCGGTAGATATTCAAGAGGAGATGCTGACCGCCATGCGGAATAAAAAATCCGACGGTAAATTCGCAAACGTGACCCTGGTCAAAGGCAGTGAAAAAAACATTAACCTCAAACCCAATTCGGTAGACAAGGTGCTCATTGTGGATGTGTACCACGAAATGAGCTTTCCCTATGAGATGATGGCCTCCATTAAAAAAGCCATGAGACCCAATGGTAAACTATATCTCATCGAATACCGTGGCGAAGACCCGAATGTCCCCATTAAAAAATCACATAAAATGACCGAAGCCCAAGCGGTAAAAGAACTAAAGTCGGTGGGACTGATACTCAAAGAGAATAAGGATAACCTGCCCTGGCAGCATTGTATGGTGTTTGTGAAAGCGTAG
- a CDS encoding endonuclease domain-containing protein yields MIIKYNPKLKELARQLRNNSTKSEVRLWQKLKRDQMYGYDFHRQKPIDEFIVDFFCNKLQLAIELDGYSHQILEVWEKDVKKTKRLNSLGVRVLRFSDYQVMNDMENVLRAIEDYILTFEENGGVPPDIVAE; encoded by the coding sequence ATGATAATTAAGTACAACCCAAAACTAAAGGAACTGGCCCGTCAATTGAGAAACAACTCGACTAAATCGGAAGTTCGGCTTTGGCAAAAACTGAAAAGAGACCAAATGTATGGCTATGATTTTCATCGCCAAAAACCTATTGATGAATTTATCGTAGACTTTTTTTGTAACAAACTTCAACTGGCTATAGAATTGGACGGCTACTCTCACCAAATTCTTGAAGTATGGGAAAAAGACGTGAAGAAGACAAAAAGACTGAATTCGTTAGGCGTACGGGTTTTGCGCTTTTCCGATTATCAAGTGATGAATGATATGGAGAACGTACTCCGAGCTATAGAGGATTACATACTAACCTTTGAAGAAAATGGAGGTGTACCTCCAGATATTGTCGCTGAATGA
- a CDS encoding CIA30 family protein: protein MTAQTIVNFKENPTTNNWKVVDDVVMGGRSSGSFSLTSEGYGQFSGEVSLENNGGFSSVRCAMETLSVSPESKIRIRLKGDGKSYQFRVKHDRKAYYSYITEFDTTGDWQTLEFTLADLRPTFRGRKVDLPNFDQKTIEELRFLIGNKKPQEFELLVEYIEAIYGFD from the coding sequence ATGACCGCACAGACCATCGTAAATTTTAAAGAAAACCCAACCACGAATAACTGGAAGGTCGTAGACGATGTGGTCATGGGTGGCCGTTCTTCAGGTTCGTTTTCCCTGACCAGCGAAGGTTATGGCCAATTTTCAGGAGAAGTTTCCCTAGAAAATAACGGCGGATTCTCCTCCGTACGTTGCGCTATGGAAACCCTAAGCGTTAGTCCCGAAAGTAAAATTCGTATACGCCTAAAGGGTGATGGCAAGTCCTACCAGTTTCGGGTAAAACATGACCGCAAGGCCTATTACAGTTATATCACGGAATTTGATACTACGGGCGACTGGCAAACCCTAGAATTTACCTTGGCCGACCTCCGCCCTACCTTTCGTGGTAGAAAAGTAGACCTCCCCAATTTTGACCAAAAAACTATTGAAGAATTGCGCTTTTTGATTGGGAATAAAAAGCCACAGGAATTCGAGTTGTTGGTGGAATATATTGAAGCTATTTATGGATTCGACTAA